The following coding sequences lie in one Arachis ipaensis cultivar K30076 chromosome B03, Araip1.1, whole genome shotgun sequence genomic window:
- the LOC107632100 gene encoding serine/threonine-protein kinase BRI1-like 2 (The sequence of the model RefSeq protein was modified relative to this genomic sequence to represent the inferred CDS: added 83 bases not found in genome assembly) codes for MENNNNKRNPLPHFPRLTLTTITLMIFLVTMMFPVTEEAAAPVSSSIKTDEQALLMFKKMVQKDETGALSGWQLNRNPCTWFGVSCTHGRVTQLDLSGHGLSGTITLDPLSSLDMLSVLKLSLNSFSVNSTSLLTLPYSLTQLDLSFAGVSGPIPDNFFSRCPNLVVVNLSYNNMTGPIPDNFLQNSDKLQSLDLSSNNLSGSISGLKIDCNSLLQLDLSENRLSDSIPISLSNCTSLKSLNLGNNLISGEIPKALGNLNSLQTLDLSRNQLIGWIPFEFGNVCASLVELRLSFNNLTGSIPSSFSSCTWLQLLDISNNNMSGPLPDSIFHNLGSLQELRLGNNAISGPFPSSISSCKKLRIVDFSSNKFYGSIPRDICPGAASLEELRMPDNLITGEIPSQLSKCSQLKTLDFSLNYLNGSIPEELGQLENLEQLIAWFNGLEGKIPPKLGKCKKLKDLILNNNHLTGEIPSELFNCSNLEWISLTSNELSGEIPREFGLLTRLAVLQLGNNSFTGQIPGELANCSSLVWLDLNSNKLTGEIPPRLGRQQGAKSLFGILSGNTLVFVRNVGNSCKGVGGLLEFYGIRPERLLQVPTLRTCDFTRLYSGPVLSLFTKYQTLEYLDLSYNELRGRIPQEFGDMEALQVLELSHNQLSGEIPSTLGQLKNLGVFDASHNRLQGHIPDSFSNLSFLVQIDLSNNELTGEIPSRGQLSTLPASQYANNPGLCGVPLQECSRNDNAQSTANQSEEIPRGGHRSATAAWANSIVMGILISVASVCILIVWAIAMRARRKEAEEVKMLNSLQASHAATTWKIDKEKEPLSINVATFQRQLRKLKFSQLIEATNGFSAASLIGCGGFGEVFKATLKDGSSVAIKKLIRLSCQGDREFMAEMETLGKIKHRNLVPLLGYCKVGEERLLVYEYMEYGSLEEMLHGRTKSRDRRILTWEERKKVARGAAKGLCFLHHNCIPHIIHRDMKSSNVLLDHEMESRVSDFGMARLISALDTHLSVSTLAGTPGYVPPEYYQSFRCTAKGDVYSFGVVMLELLTGKRPTDKEDFGDTNLVGWAKMKVRQGTHMEVIDPDLLQVCQGSDEAQLNEVKDMLRFLDITLQCVDDLPSKRPNMLQVVAMLRDLHHGTTNTA; via the exons ATggagaacaacaacaacaaaagaaaccCACTTCCCCATTTTCCACGTCTTACTCTTACTACTATTACACTCATGATCTTCCTTGTTACGATGATGTTTCCTGTGACTGAAGAAGCTGCAGCACCAGTTTCTTCTTCCATCAAGACCGATGAACAGGCCCTTCTCATGTTCAAAAAGATGGTTCAAAAAGATGAAACTGGAGCTTTGTCAGGTTGGCAGCTCAACAGGAATCCATGCACCTGGTTTGGAGTTTCATGCACTCATGGAAGAGTCACTCAGCTTGATCTCAGTGGCCATGGTTTATCCGGAACCATCACTCTTGACCCTCTATCTTCTCTAGACATGTTGTCTGTTCTGAAACTTTCTCTCAATTCATTCTCTGTAAATTCCACTTCCTTGCTTACCCTCCCTTACAGTTTGACACAGCTTGATCTCTCTTTTGCCGGAGTTTCAGGTCCAATCCCTGACAACTTCTTCTCAAGGTGTCCAAATCTTGTTGTTGTGAACCTCTCTTACAACAACATGACTGGCCCTATCCCTGATAATTTCTTGCAAAATTCTGATAAGTTGCAGTCTCTTGATCTCTCTTCCAACAATTTATCAGGCTCAATATCTGGCCTCAAAATTGATTGCAACTCCTTGTTGCAGCTTGATCTATCTGAGAACCGTTTATCAGATTCAATTCCAATCTCTCTGTCAAACTGCACCAGCCTCAAGAGTTTGAACTTGGGGAACAATTTGATTTCTGGTGAGATTCCAAAGGCTTTGGGGAATCTGAACAGCCTACAGACTTTGGATCTTTCAAGGAATCAACTCATTGGTTGGATCCCTTTTGAGTTTGGAAATGTGTGTGCTTCCCTTGTCGAACTTAGGCTCTCTTTCAACAACCTTACAGGTTCAATACCATCAAGTTTCTCTTCTTGCACTTGGCTGCAGCTTCTTGATATATCCAACAACAACATGTCAGGTCCATTGCCAGATTCAATCTTTCATAACCTCGGATCATTGCAGGAATTAAGGCTGGGAAACAATGCAATCTCAGGGCCATTCCCATCTTCAATATCTTCCTGCAAGAAACTGAGGATTGTGGATTTTAGCTCAAACAAATTCTATGGATCTATCCCCAGAGATATATGTCCAGGTGCAGCATCACTTGAGGAGCTGAGAATGCCAGATAATCTCATAACTGGGGAAATTCCATCTCAACTGTCAAAATGCTCACAGTTAAAGACACTTGATTTTAGTCTCAACTATCTCAATGGTTCAATCCCTGAGGAGCTTGGACAGCTTGAGAATCTTGAGCAGCTGATAGCATGGTTCAATGGCTTGGAAGGTAAGATTCCACCAAAGTTGGGGAAATGCAAGAAGCTCAAGGATCTTATACTGAACAATAATCACTTAACTGGTGAAATTCCCAGTGAGTTGTTCAACTGCAGCAACCTTGAATGGATATCACTCACAAGCAATGAGCTCAGCGGCGAGATACCGCGCGAGTTTGGCCTATTGACAAGGCTGGCTGTTCTGCAGCTTGGAAACAACAGCTTCACCGGGCAGATACCGGGGGAGCTGGCCAATTGCAGCAGTTTGGTGTGGTTGGACTTGAACAGCAACAAGCTCACAGGTGAGATTCCACCAAGACTTGGAAGGCAGCAAGGAGCAAAGTCATTGTTTGGAATTTTGTCAGGAAACACTTTGGTGTTTGTGAGGAATGTTGGAAACTCGTGCAAAGGTGTTGGGGGTTTGTTGGAATTCTATGGAATAAGGCCTGAGAGACTCTTGCAGGTTCCAACACTAAGGACCTGTGATTTCACAAGGCTGTATTCAGGTCCTGTTCTTAGTCTTTTCACAAAGTATCAGACTCTGGAGTATCTTGATCTCTCCTACAACGAGCTCCGAGGAAGAATCCCCCAAGAATTCGGGGACATGGAGGCCCTGCAGGTTCTTGAGTTGTCTCACAATCAGTTATCTGGAGAAATCCCTTCAACATTAGGCCAGCTAAAGAATTTGGGAGTGTTTGATGCATCACACAATAGATTGCAGGGCCATATCCCTGACTCATTCTCAAACCTGTCATTCTTGGTGCAGATTGATCTATCAAACAATGAGTTAACAGGGGAGATTCCATCTAGAGGGCAATTGAGCACACTTCCAGCTTCTCAGTATGCAAACAATCCCGGTCTTT CATAGATCAGCAACTGCAGCATGGGCTAACAGCATTGTCATGGGGATTCTGATTTCTGTGGCTTCTGTTTGTATTTTGATCGTGTGGGCAATCGCGATGCGGGCGAGGAGGAAGGAGGCAGAGGAAGTGAAGATGCTTAATAGCTTGCAGGCATCACATGCTGCCACAACATGGAAGATTGACAAGGAGAAAGAGCCTCTAAGCATCAAtgttgcaacctttcagaggcaGCTTAGGAAGCTGAAATTCTCACAGCTGATCGAAGCAACCAATGGATTCTCAGCAGCAAGCCTAATTGGTTGTGGTGGTTTTGGTGAAGTGTTCAAGGCCACACTGAAGGACGGTTCAAGTGTTGCAATAAAGAAGCTCATTAGGCTGAGCTGCCAGGGTGATAGAGAATTCATGGCTGAGATGGAAACCTTGGGGAAGATCAAGCACAGAAACCTAGTCCCTCTGTTGGGATACTGCAAAGTTGGGGAAGAGAGGCTGCTTGTGTATGAGTACATGGAGTATGGAAGCCTGGAGGAGATGCTCCACGGCAGAACAAAGTCGCGCGACCGGCGAATTCTGACATGGGAAGAGAGGAAAAAGGTTGCAAGAGGTGCTGCCAAAGGACTTTGTTTCCTTCACCACAATTGCATCCCACACATAATACACAGAGACATGAAATCAAGCAATGTGCTGCTTGATCATGAAATGGAGTCAAGAGTGTCTGATTTCGGAATGGCAAGGCTCATAAGTGCACTTGACACACATCTCAGCGTCAGCACATTGGCCGGAACACCTGGCTATGTTCCACCCGAGTACTACCAAAGCTTCAGGTGCACGGCAAAGGGAGATGTCTACTCTTTTGGAGTTGTCATGCTTGAATTGTTAACCGGAAAGCGCCCCACCGATAAGGAGGACTTTGGAGACACCAATTTGGTCGGATGGGCCAAGATGAAGGTTCGCCAAGGGACTCACATGGAAGTCATTGATCCTGATTTGCTTCAGGTCTGTCAAGGTTCAGATGAAGCTCAGCTCAATGAAGTTAAGGACATGCTTCGCTTCTTGGATATCACTCTGCAGTGCGTTGATGACTTGCCTTCTAAGAGGCCAAACATGTTGCAGGTTGTTGCCATGCTCAGAGACCTTCATCATGGAACCACCAACACTGCTTGA
- the LOC107632102 gene encoding protein SHOOT GRAVITROPISM 5, protein MLDNTINTASCSSDAQNLPNKRKRRPAGTPDPDAEVVSLSPKTLLESDRYVCEICNQGFQRDQNLQMHRRRHKVPWKLLKRQGGGGTTMMKKKVFVCPEPSCLHHDPCHALGDLVGIKKHFRRKHSNHKQWVCHKCSKGYAVQSDYKAHIKTCGTRGHSCDCGRVFSRVESFIEHQDACTVRQHRPELQALQPACSSRTASSTSPSSDANFTVTAPLQPLPPPPPPLPPPSEIHRNNTNTHNLELQLLPSSINSRQNHETRLRLAIGGDNGRSVEEERNNNNNVMMVGDSSSTLEVARLKECAGQELKLAMAEKAYAEEARREAKRQIEIAELEFENAKRIRKQAQAELGKAEALRKQAIKKMTSTLMEITCHACKQNFHSSNNGVGVPSEETSIVMSYMSSANNTDDGEAE, encoded by the exons ATGTTAGACAACACCATCAATACTGCTTCTTGTTCTTCCGATGCCCAAAACCtccctaacaaaagaaaaagaagacccGCTGGAACCCCtg ATCCAGATGCAGAAGTGGTGTCTCTGTCACCGAAGACGCTGCTGGAATCGGATCGTTACGTGTGTGAGATCTGCAACCAAGGGTTCCAGAGGGACCAGAACCTGCAAATGCATAGGAGGAGGCACAAGGTGCCATGGAAGCTTCTCAAGAGGCAAGGAGGAGGCGGTACAACCATGATGAAGAAGAAGGTGTTCGTGTGCCCGGAGCCCAGCTGCTTGCACCATGACCCGTGCCACGCACTGGGCGACCTGGTGGGAATCAAGAAACACTTCAGAAGAAAGCACAGCAACCACAAGCAGTGGGTCTGCCATAAGTGCTCCAAGGGTTACGCCGTTCAATCCGATTACAAAGCTCACATCAAAACCTGTGGCACCCGTGGCCATTCCTGTGACTGTGGCCGCGTCTTCTCCAG GGTGGAGAGTTTCATAGAACACCAGGATGCGTGCACTGTGAGGCAGCACCGACCAGAGTTACAAGCACTGCAACCAGCATGCTCTTCAAGAACAGCTTCAAGCACAAGTCCATCCAGTGATGCTAATTTTACGGTGACTGCCCCACTGCAACcacttccaccaccaccaccaccactgccACCACCTTCAGAGATTCACAGGAACAATACTAATACTCACAACTTGGAACTTCAGCTCCTACCTTCTTCAATAAACTCTCGTCAAAACCACGAAACCCGCTTGAGACTCGCAATAGGTGGGGACAATGGGAGGAGTGTTGAAGAAGAACGgaacaataacaataatgtaatgaTGGTGGGTGATTCTTCTTCCACATTGGAAGTGGCAAGGTTGAAGGAGTGTGCAGGACAGGAGCTGAAGTTGGCAATGGCGGAAAAGGCATATGCAGAAGAGGCAAGGAGAGAAGCGAAACGGCAGATTGAGATAGCTGAGCTTGAGTTTGAGAATGCAAAGAGGATAAGGAAGCAAGCACAAGCTGAGCTTGGAAAGGCTGAAGCTTTGAGAAAGCAAGCCATCAAGAAGATGACTTCAACTCTCATGGAGATAACATGCCATGCTTGCAAGCAAAACTTTCACTCTTCCAACAATGGCGTTGGGGTTCCGTCTGAAGAGACCTCCATTGTAATGAGTTACATGTCATCAGCAAACAACACGGATGATGGTGAAGCAGAATAG
- the LOC107634021 gene encoding sulfated surface glycoprotein 185-like: protein MGVDDLDEDTAREQEMYWEETLEAADAKASASDSPNVNVDDLNCVNPSEEPMAVRPPPSNSSTAYVPPRPIIKPTMSKRPIRRRNIKRPPPSQPSPLRPAPPQPTPITPTTPQPSVVRPTSPTNQPPPRVTRQTMHGASRGTTTRFMQSCQLHHPQFKHQADGQYLGSVHQ, encoded by the exons ATGGGTGTTGATGATCTTGATGAGGATACTGCCAGAGAGCAAGAGATGTATTGGGAAGAGACTTTGGAGGCAGCAGATGCTAAAGCATCAGCTTCAGATTCACCCAAT GTGAATGTTGATGATCTGAACTGTGTGAATCCTTCTGAAGAACCTATGGCAGTAAGACCTCCACCTTCTAACTCCTCTACTGCATATGTGCCACCTAGACCTATCATAAAGCCAACCATGTCCAAGAGACCAATTAGGAGGAGAAATATTAAGAGGCCACCACCATCACAACCTTCTCCCCTCAGACCTGCCCCACCACAACCTACTCCCATAACGCCTACCACACCACAACCTTCTGTTGTTAGGCCTACATCACCAACTAACCAACCACCTCCAAGAGTTACCAGACAAACAATGCATGGTGCAAGCCGAGGTACCACTACACGATTTATGCAATCATGCCAACTCCACCATCCACAATTCAAACACCAGGCAGATGGCCAATACCTGGGTTCCGTCCACCAATAG
- the LOC107632099 gene encoding protein BASIC PENTACYSTEINE2: MDDDMLNMTNWGYYEPFKGGHLGLQLMPGMTDRDTKPFMPGRDPTMLVNTNGAFHPRDCVVSEAQMPINYVRDSWISQRDRFFNMQPTNPNYPVLPETSAAPTQITQPPDTSRDEKADIVEETVQKEGVQPRKRQGRVASTTPKAKKPRKPKDKSNAPVQRSKPMKTIEFVINGIDMDISSLPIPVCSCTGTPQQCYRWGCGGWQSACCTTNVSTYPLPMSMKRRGARIAGRKMSQGAFKKVLEKLAAEGYNFGNPIDLRNHWARHGTNKFVTIR, encoded by the coding sequence ATGGATGATGATATGTTGAACATGACCAATTGGGGATACTATGAACCCTTCAAAGGAGGGCATCTTGGCCTGCAGCTCATGCCTGGTATGACAGATCGTGACACAAAACCATTTATGCCTGGTCGGGATCCAACTATGTTAGTTAATACAAATGGAGCATTTCACCCTCGAGACTGTGTAGTTTCCGAAGCACAAATGCCAATCAACTATGTGAGGGATAGTTGGATAAGCCAGCGAGATAGGTTTTTCAATATGCAGCCTACCAATCCCAATTATCCTGTTCTTCCGGAAACTTCAGCCGCTCCAACACAAATTACACAGCCACCTGATACATCAAGAGATGAGAAGGCTGATATAGTTGAAGAAACAGTGCAAAAGGAAGGAGTCCAACCAAGGAAACGGCAGGGTAGGGTTGCCTCAACAACTCCAAAAGCGAAGAAACCAAGGAAGCCGAAGGATAAAAGCAATGCTCCTGTCCAAAGATCAAAGCCCATGAAGACAATTGAGTTTGTAATAAATGGAATTGATATGGATATTTCCAGTTTACCCATTCCAGTTTGTTCATGTACTGGGACTCCGCAGCAGTGTTATCGCTGGGGATGTGGAGGATGGCAGTCTGCTTGTTGTACTACAAATGTGTCGACATATCCATTGCCAATGAGCATGAAACGACGTGGGGCAAGGATAGCTGGACGGAAAATGAGCCAGGGTGCTTTTAAGAAGGTATTAGAGAAACTAGCAGCCGAAGGCTATAATTTTGGTAACCCAATTGACCTGAGGAATCACTGGGCTAGACATGGCACCAACAAATTTGTCACTATCAGGTAG